The DNA region TGTCTATGCCGGCATCGCGCTGTCCAACGGGCTGACCGGGCTGGCCGGCGCGCTGTTCGCCCAGACCAACGGCTTCGCCGACGTCACCACCGGCATCGGCACCATCGTCGTCGGGCTTGCCGCGGTCATCGTCGGCGAGACCGTGCTGCCGGCCCGCGCCCTGGCGCTGGCGCTGATCGGCTGCGTCGCCGGCTCCATCCTCTACCGGCTGGCGGTACAGGTGGCGCTGTCGGCCGACAGCATCGGCCTCCAGGCCTCCGACCTCAATCTGGTGACAGCGGTGCTGGTCGCCGTCGCCCTGATCCTGCCGCGCCTCAAATCCAGGGCGAAGTCCAGGACCGCCCGCAGCGCGAGAGCCGCCGAATGATCGCCGTCGAGGACATCCACGTCACCTTCGGGCGCGGCACGCCGCTGGAGAAGCACGCGCTGCGCGGCATCGGCCTGACCATTCCCGAAGGCCAGTTCGTCACCGTCATCGGCTCCAACGGCGCCGGCAAATCGACCTTCCTCGGGTCGCTGGCCGGCGACGTGCTGGCGGAGCAGGGGCGCATCTCGATCGACGGCACCGACGTCACCCGATGGGACACGCCGCGCCGCGCCGGGCTGGTCGCCCGCGTCTTCCAGGATCCGATGGCCGGCAGTTGCGCCGCCCTGACGATCGAGGAGAACATGGCGCTGGCCGCCGCCCGCGGCCGCCGCCGCGGCCTTGGCCTCGCGCTGGGAGGCGACCGCCGCAAGGGCTTCCGCGACCGCATCGCCGCCCTCGGGCTTGGGCTGGAAAACCGCCTGCATGACCGCATGGGGCTGCTGTCCGGCGGCCAGCGGCAGGCGGTGAGCCTGCTGATGGCGACGCTGGCCGGTTCCAAGATCCTGCTGCTGGACGAGCACACGGCGGCGCTCGATCCCGCCACCGCCGACTTCGTGCTGGATTTGACCCGGCGCATCGTCCGCGACAACCGGCTGACCACGCTGATGGTCACCCACTCGATGCGGCAGGCGCTCGACTATGGCGACCGCACGCTGATGCTGCACGAGGGCCGCGTCGTGCTGGACGTTGCCGGCGACGAGCGCGCCGGCCTCGACGTGCCGCATCTGCTGGCTCTGTTCGCCAGGCAGCGCGGCGGGGCGGAGATCAGCGACGACAGCCTGCTGATCGGCTGAGGCGCCTCACGCCCTGGCTTTCTCTCCGCCGACCACATCCTCGCGATCCGCCTCGAACAGTGCCTGAAGCTCGTCCGCGGCGTCGCGCGATGTCTGGATCAGCTTGGTCTCGTCATTGTGGACCGCGTGCTGCCGGATCAGGGTGCGCTCGTCATGGGCGCGGAAGGTGTCGAGCGTCCGGACGACCTCCCCTTCCGGCAGCCCCATCCGGCGCAGCACGTCGCCGGTCAGGCTGATGCTGGAATCGAAGGTCTCGCGCACGATGTGGGAGACGCCACGGTCCATCAGATGGTGGACATGACGGCGGTTGCGGGCGCGGGCGAAGATGGTCAGGTTGGGGAAATGGCGCGTCGCCAGCTCCACCACGCGCAGCGACTGCTCCATGTCGTCAAGCGCCACCACCAGCACGCTGGCCTTCTCAGCCCCGGCGGCGCGCAGGAGCTCCACGCGGGTCGGATCGCCGTAATAGGCCT from Azospirillum thiophilum includes:
- a CDS encoding ABC transporter ATP-binding protein, with product MIAVEDIHVTFGRGTPLEKHALRGIGLTIPEGQFVTVIGSNGAGKSTFLGSLAGDVLAEQGRISIDGTDVTRWDTPRRAGLVARVFQDPMAGSCAALTIEENMALAAARGRRRGLGLALGGDRRKGFRDRIAALGLGLENRLHDRMGLLSGGQRQAVSLLMATLAGSKILLLDEHTAALDPATADFVLDLTRRIVRDNRLTTLMVTHSMRQALDYGDRTLMLHEGRVVLDVAGDERAGLDVPHLLALFARQRGGAEISDDSLLIG